A stretch of DNA from Microbacterium sp. LWS13-1.2:
GACCATGTGGACGATCCGGCCGCCGTGGCGGAAGGGCGTGTCGTGCTCGTGGGGGAGCCCGACGACTGGCAGCGGCACTGGCGGCTGCTGGCGGACGTGCGCGGCGACCACGACCTGGTGGTTGACACGTCGTGCGCACCCGAGCTGCGCGTGCTGGCCGGATTCCGCGGCGTGCCGCCGTACTGCGAGCCGGGATCCGGGCGTGCGTGGCTGATCTCGTCCGGAGCGGACCCCGTCCGCATTGTCCTTCCCGTCGGCGATGTCCGGCCGAACCGTCGGAGCGGTGTATTGACCGGCCCTTCCCGCACGCCATAGCGTCGCCCTGTGGCTACAACCCCGATCGATCTGCAACGGCCCGAGGGCAAAGGGCTCGCCGCCGGCACGCTGGGGCTGTGGGGCTCCACCGTCATCGGCCTCGCGTCCACCGCGCCGGTCTATTCCCTGGTGGCGACCCTCGGGTTCGTCGTCCTCGCGGTGGGGGCGCAGGCGCCCATCGCGTTCGTCATCGCCTTCATCCCGATGTTGTTCATCGCCTTCGCCTACCGCGAGCTCAACAACGACGTGCCCGACTGCGGCACGACGTTCACCTGGGGCACCAAGGCGTTCGGCCCGTGGGTGGGCTGGATGGGCGGGTGGGGCGTCGCCGTGGCCGGCATGGTCGTGCTCGCGAACCTCGCGCAGATCGCCGGCATCTACTTCTGGGCGCTGATCGACGGGATCGTGCGCAGCCCCGAGGACGCCCTGCTCTCGGACAACGTTCCGCTCGTCACGGCGACCGGCGTCGTGTTCATCGCGGCGATGACCTGGGTGAGCTGGCGCGGGGTCGAGATCGGCGAGCGGATCCAGAACATCCTGCTCGGCATCCAGTACCTCGCCCTGGCGATCTTCGTCGTCGCCGCGCTGTGGCACTTCTTCGCGGGCACCGCCCCCGACCCGACCCCGTTCGACTGGTCCTGGTTCAACCCGTTCGCATTCACCGAGTGGGGCGGCTTCGTCGAGTCGATCCTGCTCGCCCTCTTCATCTACTGGGGCTGGGACACCTGCCTCGCGCTCAACGAGGAGACCAAGGACCCCAAGCGCATCCCCGGCCGGGCGGCGCTGCTGACCACGGTCATCCTGCTGATCACCTACGTCGGGGTCACCGTCGCGGCGATGATGTACGCCGGGCTCGGCAGTGACGGAACGGGCCTGGGCAACGAGGCGAACGCCGACGACTTCTTCCTCGCCATCAAGGACGGGCTTCTCGGCCCACTCGGCTGGGTGCTGGTGGTCGCGGTCATGATTTCGGCGATCTCGTCGACGCAGACGACGATCCTGCCGACCGCCCGCGGCACGCTGGCGATGGCGGCGTACAAGGCGCTGCCCCGACGGTTCGCCTCGGTGCACCCGCGCTACAAGACGCCGTCGTTCTCCACGCTCGTCATGGGCATCGTCGCGTCCGTCTACTACGTCGGGATGACGCTGATCAGCGACAACATCCTGCAGGACTCCATCCTCTCGCTCGGGCTCGCCATCGCGTTCTACTACGCGATCACCGGGTACGCCTGCGTCTGGTACTTCCGCCGTGAGCTGTTCACGTCGGCGCGGAACTTCTTCTACCGGTTCCTGTTCCCGCTGCTGGGCGCGCTCATGCTGACTTACGCGTTCGTGCAGTCGGCGATCGACATGTACGACGTCGACTACGGCTACACCGTCCTCCTCGGCATCGGCGGCACCTTCGTCCTGGGCATCGGCGCCCTCGCATTCGGCGTGCTGCTCATGCTCCTGTGGTTCGCGTTCCCGCGCTCGAAGCCGTTCTTCCGCGGCGAGAGCCTCAACCGCGACACCGAGGTGCTCGTGCCCGAGGACCCCGCCGACTACTCCCGGTCGATCGACGGTGGCCTCGCCTGAGCATCGGTGCGGCCCCGCGGTGCTGCGGGGCGTCGACCGGATACGACGTCGTCACCGCCCGAGGTGCGCTCCGCAGCCCACCTCGTACGCCTCCCGCAGCAGACATCCGCAGCCTCACGCGCATGCGGGAAGACCCGGGTGCGAGGCACCCGGGCCTTCGATGACCTGGCTCAGACCAGCGCGGCGTCCAGCGGTGCGAACTCGAGATCGTGCGCGGTCGCGACGCCCGCGTTCACGATGCGCCCGCCCACCGTGTTGAGGCCCGCAGCGAGGGCAGGATCCGATCGGAGCGCCTGCTGCCAGCCGTGCCGGACGATCTGACGGATGTAGGGGAGCGTGGCGTTCGTGAGCGCCGAGGTCGACGTGTTCGGCACGGCCCCGGGCATATTCGCGACGCAGTAGAAGATACTCCCGTGGACCGGGAACGTCGGGTCGGCGTGCGTCGTCGGGTGCGTGTCCTCGAAGCAGCCGCCCTGGTCGACCGCGATGTCGACGAGCACCGAGCCGGGACGCATGCGCGCCACCATGTCGTTCGTGACGAGCTTCGGGGCTTTCGCGCCGGGAATCAGCACAGATCCGATGACGAGGTCCGACGAGACGACCGCGCGGTCGAGATCGAGCGGGTTGGACGCTGCCGTCTTCACGCGACCCTGGAAGTGGTCGTCGAGGTAGCGGAGCCGCTGCACGTTGGTGTCGAAGACGGTGACGTCGGCACCCATGCCGACAGCGATCACTGCGGCGTTCGCGCCGGCGACACCGCCGCCGATCACGGTCACCGTCGCCGGTCGCGTGCCCGGCACGCCCGACATCAACAGGCCCAGTCCACCCGCGGACCGCATCAGAGTGGCGGCGCCGACGGTCGGCGCGAGCCGGCCCGCGACCTCGCTCATGGGCGCGAGAAGCGGGAGCCCACCGCCCGGAAGCTGCACGGTCTCGTAGGCGATCGCCGTCACGCCGTCCGCCACCAGGCGCTCGGTCAGGGGGCGGTCGGCCGCCAGATGCAGGTACGTGAAGAGCACGAGGCCGTCGCGGAAGTAGCCGTACTCGCTCGCGATGGGTTCCTTCACCTTCAGGAGCAGCTCGGCGCGCGCCCACACCTCCGCAGCATCGTCGAGCAGCACCGCCCCGGCGGCCTCGTACTCGGCATCCGGCATCGACGAACCCTCGCCCGCGCCGCGCTGCACGAACACCTCATGGCCGGACGCCACGAGATCGTGCACTCCTGCAGGAGTGAGGGCGACCCGGTACTCGTTGTTCTTCACCTCGGTGGGGACGCTGATCCGCATCGTGTGATCCTTTCCGCTCCGCCATTGGAGCGCTCGGGCTCCTTGTGGGAGCGCCTCTAGAAGGCGGGGCGGATGACCCCGACATCCTGCCCGCCACCGGTGACGGCGAGCGGAAGCTTCGACAGCGCGTCGGCGACGTCGGACGACGCGAGCGCGCCGTGGCGCTCCAGCAGTCGAAGTGCCACGGCGGTGGCGGCGCGGCCGCTGCCGTCGAGCATCTTGAGCGCCACCGTGGTGCCGTCGGGAGCGACCATGACCATGACTCCCTCAGCGCCGCCCTTGGCGAAGACGCCGAGTCGTTCGATGACGATCGTGTCAGCTCGGCCGGGACCGTCGATGGTCCACGGGTCGGCCCGCACCGCATCGACCAGCGCGCCGGCGCTGCGGTGCAGCGCGAAGGGCGAGGTCGTCGACGAATTGCCGATGCGATGGATCGCGCGTGCCAGCCCGAAGAGCGTCATGGCGTAGACGGGAGCGCCGCAGCCGTCGACAGCAGTGGCGGCGGTCTTCTCGCCGATCAGCCGCTCGATCGTCTCCCGGATGAGGATCTGCACCGGATGCTCGGGTGCGAGGTAGCCCTCCGTGTCCCAGCTGTTCACGACGCTCGTGAGGAGCATCGTCGCGTGCTTGCCCGAGCAGTTCATGCGGATGCGCGCGGGCTGGCCGAGTTCGCGCACCATCTCGTCGCGAGTCGTGGTGTCGCTCGGCCAGGCGGCCGGACACCCGAGGTCCTCCTCGCCGAGCTGGGCGAGCGCGAGGATGTCGCGGACGACCGCGACGTGGCGGTCGGTGCCGGCATGGCTCGCGGTCGCCAGCCCGAGCCGCTCGCCTTCGAGGGGCGCGCCGGCGGAGAGGCAAGCCAGCGCCTGGAGCGGCTTGAGACTGGAACGGGGGAGGATCAGCGACGACGGATCGCCCAGCTTCTGGGCGATCGTGCCGTCGGCGGCGAGCACGAGGGCGATGCCGGCGTGACGCGACTCGACGAATCCGCTGCGTTCGACAACGGCGAGTTCGACGGCGTCGGCTGCGGCGAAGGTCTGCGGCACCCAGCCAGCCTACCGCCGGAGCGGGCGTCGCCTCGCATGACAGACTGTGCTCATGTGGGGCGAGCATCGATACTCCGTCCGGACGACATGGACGGGTGACCGCGGCACCGGCACCTCCGGCTACCGGGACTACGACCGGGCGGTGACGCTCGAGATCGACGGCAAGCCCGAGCTCCTGGCGTCGTCCGACAAGCCGTTCCGCGGTGATCCGTCGCGGTGGAATCCCGAGGACATGCTGCTCTCAGCCCTCAGCGAGTGCCACCTGCTGTCGTACCTCCACGCGTGCGTGCAGGCGGGCGTCGTGGTCGTCGGCTACGAGGACGACGCCTCCGGGCTGATGGTCGAGGACGGGCGAGGCGGCGGTGCCTTCCGCGAGGTCGTGCTGCGTCCGCGCGTGACGGTCGCGGACGCGTCGATGACGGATGCCGCGGCCGCCGCGCACGCACAGGCGCGGGAGTGGTGCTTCATCGCGAACTCCGTGAATTTCCCGGTCCACCACGAGCCCACGATCCTCGTCGCCGGTTCCTGATTGCGCCGGCCCCGGCATCCACCTCATCTCCGTGAGGGGACGGGACGAGCGTGGCTGCGTCAGCGCCGTTCGTGGGGGAGGACCTGCTTGATGCGGTCGATCGGGTTCTGCGCGGGCACCTCGTTGTAGGCGTTCGCGAGCTCCTGTCCCGACAGCGCGTGGATCGCGGCCATGATCTCGTCGGTGGCGAGCCGGCGCGCCTTGCCCGATGACGCCGGACCGTGGTGCGCGAGATCAAGGGGCTCGCCGAACTTGACGGTGACACGGTGCGTGAGCGAGGGCATCTTCGCGCCGACGGGCATCACGTCGTCGGTGCCGATGAGACCCACGGGGACGACCGGCGCACCGGTCTGCAGCGCGAGGAACGCGACGCCCGTGCGGCCTTTGTACAGGCGGCCGTCGAGCGAGCGCGTGCCCTCGGGGTAGAGCGCGACAGTGCTTCCCTCCTCGAGCAGCGTGCGCTGCTGATCGAGGGCGTCGAGCGCTGCCTGTCCGGCGCCGCGCTGGACCGGGATGGCGCCGATCGCGGTGAAGAACCAGCGCGATGCCGGGCTGTCGAAGTAGCTCGCCTTGGCGAGGAAGTGAACGGGTCGAGGAGCCGCCACCGGGATCGCGATCGAGTCGATGAACGACAGGTGGTTGCTCGCGAAGATGACCGGCCCGGACTTCGGGACGTTGGCCTTGCCCTCCACGCGCGGGCGATAGATCACACGGGCGAGGGGCCGGATGATCTGGCGTCCCAACGCGTACGTGAAGCCCATGCGCCGAGCGGGCGCGGCCGGCGGGTCGGGAGTCTCGACGGTCTCGTCGGCGGTGTCGTCGGCGCCGGGCACGAGGTCGGAAGTCACCCGTCGAGGGTACTCCCGATTGCATTCCGGTATCGGCATAGCCCTTTCCCAGCGCGGACAGAGCAAAGATGCGAAAAGATGGAGGCTCCCCTTCCACGTCTCGAGGTTGTTCCGTGCGCATTCGCCCGCTCGCCGCCCTGTCCGTCGCCGCGATGTCGGCACTCCTGCTGGCCGGCTGCTCCGGCTCGGCCGAGCCCGACGCCAGCCCCACGCCGTCCTCCAGCGCCGCGTCGGATTGCGGCCTCGATCCGCAGCCTGGTGCCGATTCCGACGCGATCACCGTGTCGGGGGCTGCTCCCGAGCTCACCGCGGAGGTGCCCGCCGATCTCGAGTTCGCCGATCTGCAGCGCACGATCGCCGCGGACGCCGACGGTGACGACCTCGCGATCGGGCAGCTCGTCTCCGGGCAGTACCTCGTCATCGACCCCACCACCGGCGAGGTCCTGCTCGATTCGGCGACGACCACCCCGGACGATTCGGGTCTCATCCCGATGATCGTCGACGGCAGCAGCATCTTCGGCAGCAGCGTGCTCTGCACGCCGCTCGGTTCGGCCACGGCCTTCACCATTCCCGGCTCGATGCTGGGCGAGGGCGCTGCCAATGCCGTCGTCGTCGCGCAGTCGGTGGGCGAGCTGCCGACCGTCGCCACCGGCGCGGATCAGGACCCGGTGGCGGGGATGCCGGAGGTCGAACTCGACGATGACGGGGCGCCCGCCATCACCATTCCCGACCAGGACCCGCCGACCGAGGTGGAGATCGCGGAGCTCAAGCTCGGCGACGGCGCGACCGTCGAGTCGGGCGACACCGTGTTCGTGCAGTACAGCGGTGTGAAGTGGTCCGACGGCTCGGAGTTCGACTCCAGCTGGAGCCGGGGAGCCCCCTCGCAGTTCCAGACGACCGGCGTCGTCCAGGGCTTCCAGCAGGCGCTGGAGGGCCAGATGGTGGGCTCGCAGGTGCTCGTGGTGATCCCGCCCGCGTTCGGCTACGGCGAGGGCGAGATCAACGACGAGGACCTCACGGGCGAGACCCTCGTCTTCGTGGTCGACATCCTGGGCGTGCAGCGCGCCGCTGCCGCCGAGTAGCACGCGACCGCAGCCGGCCCGCCGCTAGGCTGGCCGGATGCGGCGCGTCCTGATCCTCGGCTCGACCGGCTCCATCGGCACGCAGGCGCTCGACGTCGTGCGGGCCAACCCGCGGCGGTTCGAGGTGGTGGGGCTCGCAGCGGGCTCGGATCGTGCCGCCCTCGACGCGCAGGCCGCCGAGTTCGGCGTCGAGAGCACGGCGCTCGGCGCCGTCGAGGCCGAGCAGCTCGTCCGCGACGTCGAGGCCGACGTCGTGCTCAACGGCATCACCGGCTCCGTCGGACTCGGTCCGACACTCGCGGCCCTCGAGACGGGCCGCACGCTGGCGCTCGCGAACAAGGAGTCCCTGATCGTCGGGGGCGATCTGGTCACCGCGCTCGCGCGTCCGGGACAGATCGTGCCCGTGGACTCCGAGCATTCGGCGATCGCGCAGGCGCTGCGCTCGGGAGAGCGCAGCGAGGTCCGTCGGCTCGTGCTGACGGCATCCGGTGGCCCGTTCCGTGGGCGCAGCCGCGAGTTCCTTGAAGGGGTCACACCGGCCGAGGCGCTCGCGCATCCCACGTGGGATATGGGGCGAGTGGTCACCACCAACTCGGCGACGCTCGTCAACAAGGGCCTCGAGGTGATCGAGGCGCATCTGCTCTTCGGCGTGCCCTACGCCGAGATCGACGTCGTCGTGCACCCCCAGTCGATCGTCCACTCGATGGTCGAGTTCGTCGACGGGTCGACCATCGCGCAGGCATCGCCGCCCGACATGCGCCTTCCGATCTCGCTCGGGCTCGACTGGCCGAACCGCATCGCCGGCGTCGGGCGCCCGCTCGACTGGACGACGGCGACGTCCTGGACGTTCGAGCCGCTCGACGATGCAGCGTTCCCCGCGGTGCGGCTCGCCAAGCAGGTCGGCCGCGCAGCAGGCACCTACCCGGCGGTGTTCAACGCCGCGAACGAGCAGGCGGTGGACGCCTTCCACGAGGGCCGTCTGAGCTTCCTCGGGATCATCGACGTCATCGACCGCGTGGTCGATGCGCACGACGCGCCCGACGCGCTGACGCGCGCGGCACTGGCCGACGCCGAGGACTGGGCGCGCCGCGCCGCCGACAGGGCGATCGCCGCGGCATCCTGATCCGCATCCCGCCTTCCGCGGCGCCCACCGCGCGTTGACTTGCCGCATATGCACGCGACACGCCGCCTGCCGCGTACATATACGACAACTCAACCGGGGGCGGACGGCTGAGGGGCGAGCGCCGCGACTGCGACGAACGAGAGCCGGCGGGGTGCTCAGGCCTCGGGATATACGGGCCGCAGCGGGTCGGATGCCGGAGTCTCGTGCTCCGGGTACGGCACCGGCCAGTGCGGCTCGGGCACGGGCCAGCCGGCCTCGCGCAGGGCGCGACGGGCGAGCTCGCGCGCCGAGTACGGCGTTCGGACACCGCGGATGTCGCGATAGTCCTGGTGCCCGGGACCGGCCCAGAGGATGGCGTCGCCGTCGCCGACGAGCGCGACGGCCTCGATGATCGCGCGCTCGGGCGGGGAGAACTCGTGGATCTCGGCATCCGGCTGCGCCCGGCGCGCGCCCTCGACGAGGGTGGCCCGGATCGAGTCGGGATCCTCGTGGCGCGGGTGGTGGTCGGTGATGACGAGGATGTCGCTGCCCTCGACGCCGGTGCGGCCCATGTCGTGCCGCTTCGTGGCGTCGCGGTCGCCGTCGGCGCCGAACAGCATGACGACCTTGCCCGGTGTCACCCTGCGGACCGCGGACAGCGTCTTCTCGAAGGCGTCGGGGGAGTGACCGAAGTCCACGTAGACGGCCGGTCCCGTCTCGCCCGAGACGAGTTCGGTGCGCCCGGGGAGGTAGGCGTCGATGCGGCCGCCGTCGAGCGCGTCGACCAGGCGCTCCCACGTGTAGCCGCCCTCGAGGATCATGACGATCGCGAGGCCGGCGTTGGCCGCCATGTGCCGCCCGATCACGGGGACGAGGGTCGTCAGCGAGCGCCCGTCCCGGGCGGTGAGGCGGAACTCGGTGCCGACCTGCCGCTCGTCGAGGATGTCGACGACCCAATCCGCGGCGGCTGCGGCATCCGCGTCCGAGGCGAGCGCGGGCGTGCCGACCGTGACGGTCGGCACCTCGCTGCGCGCCACGACCTCGGCGCCGGGCTCGGAGTCGATGCAGACGACGGCGCGGCGCGCGCGGTCGGGACGGAACAGCGGCAGCTTCGCCTCGAAGTACTCGCGCATGTCGGCGTAGTCGTCGAGGTGGTCGTGCGTGAGGTTGGTGAAGCCGGCGACGTCGAACACGATGCCGTCGACGCGGCGGCGGCTGAGCGCCTGCGCGCTCACCTCGACGGCGACGGCTTCGACGCCCCGTTCGCGCATCAGGGCGAGGAGCGCGTGCATCTCGTACGCCTCGGGCGTCGTCAGCCGCGACACGACCACCTGTCCGGCGATGTGCCGCTCGGCGGTGGATGACAGGCCCGTCGTCACGCCGAGCTGGCCGAGGATGCCCTCGAGCAGGTGCGACACGCTGGTCTTGCCGTTGGTGCCCGTGGTTCCGAAGAGCGTCGGGAGGTCGTCGTCGCGACCGGTGCTGTACACCCACGCCGACAGCTCGCCGAGGATTGCGCGCGGGTTCTCGACCAGCACGACGGGCAGCCCGCTCGCGGCGGCGACGTCGGCCCCGGCGGCATCCGTCACCACGGCGACGGCGCCCTTCTCGGCTGCCGTCGCGGCGAATTCGGCGCCGTGGCGGTTGACGCCCTGCACCGCGACGAACACGTCGCCGGGCCGAAGATCGGCGGTCGCGAGGGTGATGCCCGTGAGCGTGGGGCCGGCGACGTCGCCGCGGACGGCGACGGCGAAGCGCGCCGCGAGGTCCGCGAGGGAGTGGGTCGGCGGCGCGTCGGGGCGGAGTACCGGGGGCAGGTTCGAAGGCGCGTCGGTCGGCATGGCGCATCCATCTTCGCATGGCGCCCGTGCCCCCGCCCGCGAGCCTGTGCAAGGGCGCCGGCAGGCCCTGCAGCGGGCTCGTCACCGTGGCCGGACGCGCCGGCACCCCGGTCGCCGAGCGGGATGTTCGCGCTCGGCGACCGGGGCACGGAGGGCGGCTCAGGCCTTGCGGCGTCCGCGCACGAGCACGACAGCGAGTGCGGCGATCCCCGCGACGAGTCCCCCCGCGGCGAGCCAGCGTGCGACCGGGTCGGCGGACGTGCCGGATGCCGCCGCCTCGGTGTCGGCTGCCGCCTCGGCGCTCTCGTGGGTCGCGTGGTCCGCACCCTCGGCACCGGTCGCATGCCCGGCATCGGCGTCGTCCGCGGCGTCGCCCACCTCGACGAGCGGCGCGGGCGCGTCGAGGTCATGCGGATCCTCGCCGTCCTCGGCGATCTGCGTCCACGCCGTCTCTCCCTCCGCGCACGTCTGGGTGACGGGGAAGGCGAGAGTGGTGTCCGCGGTCGCCTCGGTGAAGAGCGCATCCATCGAGACGGTCGCCTTCAGCCCGTCCTCGACGGGGGTGTCGGGGGTGTAGACGACGCGCGTCGGCACGCCGTCGGCGCCGAGCTCGCGCGTGATGGTCCAGCCGCCCTGCACGACGGGTGTCGCGTTGCCGACGCCCTCGGGGATGTCGACGGCGAGGGCGGTCGTGGGCGAGCCGTCGCAGCCGTGCGAGAACGAGAAGGTGAGGGTCTCGGTCCCGCCGGCTGAGGCGGTCTCAGGGGTCACGTGCACGTGGGCGGACGCGGCGAGCGGCGCGGCGAGGGCGAGGGCCAGACCGGCGGTGGCGCCGATCACGAGGCGGCGGGTGGGGGACATGTGCGTGAGCGTGTTCATGGTGTGTGCTTTCGTCTGTCGTCGGGGGTGATCGGCGCGAACGGCCGACCGGCGGTACGCGGCGGGAGCGCGTACGCGAGAGGACCCGGCGCACGCATCGGGCGCGGCCGGCGACGGGCGCGGCGCTCGGTGCGCCGCTCAGACGAAGGCGGGCGGTCCGCGCCGGGAGGTGCCCGAGAGGACGACGCGCAGCGCGGCGCCGGACGGACGCGTCTGCGGCGTGACGAGCCGGGGCATCGGCGCACGCGGGGCGATGCCGCGGACGCGGGTGAACACCGAGCGGATGCCGCGGCCCAGGGCGCGCAGCATCCGCTCTGCGCTCTGCAGCGCGGCGACGGTCGCGAACGCGGCGAGCACATGGGCGGCGAGCATGGGGGCGTCGGGGAGCACGACGGTGCTGAGAGTGCCGCCCAGGTGCGTGACGTGGTGCCCGTGCAGTGCCGCAGGGTCGGCGTCGGCGGTCAGAGCGAACGCCACGTGGAACAGGGACTGGCTCGCAAGGACGGTGGCGCCCATCCGCCACGCGGAGAGGCGGCGCCCGATGAGGCCCACCGCGAAGGGCGACGAGAGGATGCCGACGGCGACGACCAGGGCGGGGGAGGGAGCCCCGCCGCCGGCGAGCGTGTGAGCCGTGGCGGCGACGACGGTCGCGACCCATGCCGCGGCGGTGCCGCGCAGCGCGCGCACGTGGCGTGGGGTCACGGCTCCTCCTCACGTCGAGCCTACGGGAGGGGCGAGGCGTCGCCCGAACGCACCGTCACACCCAACTCAAAGCAACACGCGGGTACCGTGAGCGTGTGGAGATCCTCGCGTTCGTCATCGGTGTCGTGCTCATGGTCGTGGGCCTCGCCGTCTCGATCGCGCTGCACGAGCTCGGCCACCTGTGGCCAGCCAAGAAGTTCGGCGTGCGCGTCGGCCAGTACATGATCGGGTTCGGGCCGACGCTGTGGTCCCGGCGCATGCGCGGGACCGAGTACGGCGTCAAGGCGTTCCCGATCGGCGGCTACATCTCGATGGCCGGCATGTACCCGCCGTCGCCCGGCGAGCGGGCGCGCGCTGCCGAGGCATCCGCAGCCACCCAGGCCTCGGGCTCCGGATCACGATCCGGGCGTGCCGGCGGCGGGTTCTTCGCCACGATGGTCCAGGACGCGCGCGACGCCAACGACGAGACGCTGCACGGCGACGACGACGTGCACGTGTTCTACCGGCTGCCCATCTGGAAGCGCATCGTCGTGATGCTGGGCGGCCCGGTCATGAACCTCCTGTTCGCCATGGTGCTGTTCGCGATCCTCCTGACCGGCATCGGCCTGCAGACCGCCACGACGACGGTCGCCCGCCTGTCCGAGTGCGTCCCGACCACGAGCTCGACCGAGTGCGCCGTGTCCGCGCCTGCGGCCCCCGCCGAGGCGGCGGGCATCCAAGCCGGCGACACGATCGTCTCGATCGACGGGCAGCCGGTCGCCGACTTCGACGAGGCGACTGCCATCATCCGCTCTTCGCCCGGCGAACAGCTGACGTTCGTGGTCGAGCGCGACGGCTCCGAGCAGAGCATCCAGGTCACGCCGGCGACGATCGAGACCGAGGTGACCGCCGCCGACGGCACGACGACGACCGAGGAGGTCGGCTTCGTCGGCATCGGCCCGTCGGTCGAGTACGTCACACAGCCGATCTGGGCCGGACCGCAGATGGCCGTGCAGAACGTCGGCGCCGTTGCCGGCATCATCTGGCAGCTGCCGGCGAAGGTGTGGGACACGGCCGTCGACCTCGTCACCGGGCAGGAGCGCGATCCGAACGGCCCGCTCAGCATCGTCGGCGCCGGGCGCCTGTCCGGCGAGGTGGCCGC
This window harbors:
- a CDS encoding OsmC family protein, which codes for MWGEHRYSVRTTWTGDRGTGTSGYRDYDRAVTLEIDGKPELLASSDKPFRGDPSRWNPEDMLLSALSECHLLSYLHACVQAGVVVVGYEDDASGLMVEDGRGGGAFREVVLRPRVTVADASMTDAAAAAHAQAREWCFIANSVNFPVHHEPTILVAGS
- a CDS encoding FKBP-type peptidyl-prolyl cis-trans isomerase — protein: MRIRPLAALSVAAMSALLLAGCSGSAEPDASPTPSSSAASDCGLDPQPGADSDAITVSGAAPELTAEVPADLEFADLQRTIAADADGDDLAIGQLVSGQYLVIDPTTGEVLLDSATTTPDDSGLIPMIVDGSSIFGSSVLCTPLGSATAFTIPGSMLGEGAANAVVVAQSVGELPTVATGADQDPVAGMPEVELDDDGAPAITIPDQDPPTEVEIAELKLGDGATVESGDTVFVQYSGVKWSDGSEFDSSWSRGAPSQFQTTGVVQGFQQALEGQMVGSQVLVVIPPAFGYGEGEINDEDLTGETLVFVVDILGVQRAAAAE
- a CDS encoding APC family permease, which produces MATTPIDLQRPEGKGLAAGTLGLWGSTVIGLASTAPVYSLVATLGFVVLAVGAQAPIAFVIAFIPMLFIAFAYRELNNDVPDCGTTFTWGTKAFGPWVGWMGGWGVAVAGMVVLANLAQIAGIYFWALIDGIVRSPEDALLSDNVPLVTATGVVFIAAMTWVSWRGVEIGERIQNILLGIQYLALAIFVVAALWHFFAGTAPDPTPFDWSWFNPFAFTEWGGFVESILLALFIYWGWDTCLALNEETKDPKRIPGRAALLTTVILLITYVGVTVAAMMYAGLGSDGTGLGNEANADDFFLAIKDGLLGPLGWVLVVAVMISAISSTQTTILPTARGTLAMAAYKALPRRFASVHPRYKTPSFSTLVMGIVASVYYVGMTLISDNILQDSILSLGLAIAFYYAITGYACVWYFRRELFTSARNFFYRFLFPLLGALMLTYAFVQSAIDMYDVDYGYTVLLGIGGTFVLGIGALAFGVLLMLLWFAFPRSKPFFRGESLNRDTEVLVPEDPADYSRSIDGGLA
- the ald gene encoding alanine dehydrogenase, which translates into the protein MRISVPTEVKNNEYRVALTPAGVHDLVASGHEVFVQRGAGEGSSMPDAEYEAAGAVLLDDAAEVWARAELLLKVKEPIASEYGYFRDGLVLFTYLHLAADRPLTERLVADGVTAIAYETVQLPGGGLPLLAPMSEVAGRLAPTVGAATLMRSAGGLGLLMSGVPGTRPATVTVIGGGVAGANAAVIAVGMGADVTVFDTNVQRLRYLDDHFQGRVKTAASNPLDLDRAVVSSDLVIGSVLIPGAKAPKLVTNDMVARMRPGSVLVDIAVDQGGCFEDTHPTTHADPTFPVHGSIFYCVANMPGAVPNTSTSALTNATLPYIRQIVRHGWQQALRSDPALAAGLNTVGGRIVNAGVATAHDLEFAPLDAALV
- a CDS encoding lysophospholipid acyltransferase family protein; the protein is MGFTYALGRQIIRPLARVIYRPRVEGKANVPKSGPVIFASNHLSFIDSIAIPVAAPRPVHFLAKASYFDSPASRWFFTAIGAIPVQRGAGQAALDALDQQRTLLEEGSTVALYPEGTRSLDGRLYKGRTGVAFLALQTGAPVVPVGLIGTDDVMPVGAKMPSLTHRVTVKFGEPLDLAHHGPASSGKARRLATDEIMAAIHALSGQELANAYNEVPAQNPIDRIKQVLPHERR
- a CDS encoding asparaginase encodes the protein MPQTFAAADAVELAVVERSGFVESRHAGIALVLAADGTIAQKLGDPSSLILPRSSLKPLQALACLSAGAPLEGERLGLATASHAGTDRHVAVVRDILALAQLGEEDLGCPAAWPSDTTTRDEMVRELGQPARIRMNCSGKHATMLLTSVVNSWDTEGYLAPEHPVQILIRETIERLIGEKTAATAVDGCGAPVYAMTLFGLARAIHRIGNSSTTSPFALHRSAGALVDAVRADPWTIDGPGRADTIVIERLGVFAKGGAEGVMVMVAPDGTTVALKMLDGSGRAATAVALRLLERHGALASSDVADALSKLPLAVTGGGQDVGVIRPAF
- a CDS encoding YcnI family protein, which gives rise to MSPTRRLVIGATAGLALALAAPLAASAHVHVTPETASAGGTETLTFSFSHGCDGSPTTALAVDIPEGVGNATPVVQGGWTITRELGADGVPTRVVYTPDTPVEDGLKATVSMDALFTEATADTTLAFPVTQTCAEGETAWTQIAEDGEDPHDLDAPAPLVEVGDAADDADAGHATGAEGADHATHESAEAAADTEAAASGTSADPVARWLAAGGLVAGIAALAVVLVRGRRKA
- a CDS encoding UDP-N-acetylmuramoyl-L-alanyl-D-glutamate--2,6-diaminopimelate ligase, whose protein sequence is MPTDAPSNLPPVLRPDAPPTHSLADLAARFAVAVRGDVAGPTLTGITLATADLRPGDVFVAVQGVNRHGAEFAATAAEKGAVAVVTDAAGADVAAASGLPVVLVENPRAILGELSAWVYSTGRDDDLPTLFGTTGTNGKTSVSHLLEGILGQLGVTTGLSSTAERHIAGQVVVSRLTTPEAYEMHALLALMRERGVEAVAVEVSAQALSRRRVDGIVFDVAGFTNLTHDHLDDYADMREYFEAKLPLFRPDRARRAVVCIDSEPGAEVVARSEVPTVTVGTPALASDADAAAAADWVVDILDERQVGTEFRLTARDGRSLTTLVPVIGRHMAANAGLAIVMILEGGYTWERLVDALDGGRIDAYLPGRTELVSGETGPAVYVDFGHSPDAFEKTLSAVRRVTPGKVVMLFGADGDRDATKRHDMGRTGVEGSDILVITDHHPRHEDPDSIRATLVEGARRAQPDAEIHEFSPPERAIIEAVALVGDGDAILWAGPGHQDYRDIRGVRTPYSARELARRALREAGWPVPEPHWPVPYPEHETPASDPLRPVYPEA
- the dxr gene encoding 1-deoxy-D-xylulose-5-phosphate reductoisomerase; translation: MRRVLILGSTGSIGTQALDVVRANPRRFEVVGLAAGSDRAALDAQAAEFGVESTALGAVEAEQLVRDVEADVVLNGITGSVGLGPTLAALETGRTLALANKESLIVGGDLVTALARPGQIVPVDSEHSAIAQALRSGERSEVRRLVLTASGGPFRGRSREFLEGVTPAEALAHPTWDMGRVVTTNSATLVNKGLEVIEAHLLFGVPYAEIDVVVHPQSIVHSMVEFVDGSTIAQASPPDMRLPISLGLDWPNRIAGVGRPLDWTTATSWTFEPLDDAAFPAVRLAKQVGRAAGTYPAVFNAANEQAVDAFHEGRLSFLGIIDVIDRVVDAHDAPDALTRAALADAEDWARRAADRAIAAAS